A region of the Stieleria neptunia genome:
TCTGGCGGAACATCTGGCGCAACATGACCGGCGAGCAACGGATCGCGAAAGCATTCCAATTGACCGAAGAAGTCAGACAGGTCATGCGGGCCGGCATTCGCAGCCGGAATCCCGAGGCCAGCGAAGCACAAATTCAGCACCTGTACGTCAATCAACTGCTGGCCGCTCACGGCACCTCCCTCGAACACATTAAACATCAACAAAAGGAAGATCGAACTCGATGATCAAACTCACTTGGCTCTCACACGCAAGCTGGCTGATCGAAACCGCAGGCGCCCGGATTCTGCTGGATCCGTTTTTCACCGATAACCCCAAAGCTCAAGTCTCGGCCGATCAGTTCGCCGACGCCACCCATGTGCTCCTTTCCCACGGCCACGCCGATCACGTCGGCGACGTCGCCGCGGTGCTCAAACACTCCGGCGCCCAGCTGATCGCGACTTGGGAGATCGCCGAATGGTTCAAAAAGAACCACGGTTTCGAAAACGTCGTCGCCATGAACGTCGGCGGCAACGTCGCGCTCGGTGACGGAACCGCCAAAATGGTCCCCGCCCTGCACAGCAGCAGCCTGCCGGACGGTTCTTACGGCGGATCGGCGGCAGGATTCCTGCTGAAATTCGAAACCTTCCGCATCTATTTCGCCTGCGACACCGCCTATTACAGCGACATGAAATGGTACGCCGGCGGAGCCGATGTGGCCGTGCTGCCGATCGGGGACGTGTTCACCATGGGCATCCACGACAGCATCGAAGCGATCAAATTGATCGAACCCAAAGTGGTGCTGCCGACCCACTACAACACCTGGCCGCCGATCGAACAAGACGCCGCGGCCTGGGCCAACCACGTCATCGCCGAAACGGATTCCAAACCCGTCGTCCTCAAAGTCGGCGAATCCCACACGCTCGAATTGGTCCGAGGCTTGTAAGACCAGTGGGAGAGGCTTCCAGCCTGTCAAATCAGAGGGGCTGAATCGCAGTCACCCTCCCGCACAGAGGGCGTGCAGTTTTCAAAGTCACCCTCCTGGCAGGAGGGTCGAGCGCAGCGAGGGGAGGTCGATTGCTTGAATGCAGGATTTGGCGACCGATTTAGATTCTCTCCCTCTGGGTGAGACGGCGTTTGCGCAGCAAGCAAACGCAAGAGAGGGCCGGCGGCTCGCGGAAATCTTGGCGACTTCCGCTACG
Encoded here:
- a CDS encoding metal-dependent hydrolase, translating into MIKLTWLSHASWLIETAGARILLDPFFTDNPKAQVSADQFADATHVLLSHGHADHVGDVAAVLKHSGAQLIATWEIAEWFKKNHGFENVVAMNVGGNVALGDGTAKMVPALHSSSLPDGSYGGSAAGFLLKFETFRIYFACDTAYYSDMKWYAGGADVAVLPIGDVFTMGIHDSIEAIKLIEPKVVLPTHYNTWPPIEQDAAAWANHVIAETDSKPVVLKVGESHTLELVRGL